The DNA sequence ACTCGCCCCCGACGGCGCATCGCTCATCTCCCTGCGCGGCCTCCAGGGTCTGGTCATCGCCGGCGTCCCGGCCGTCGCCATGGCCTGGCTCGCCGAGGAGCTCCATCCTGAGGATCTCCCGCGCGCGATGGGCATCTACGTCGCGGGCACCTCCGTCGGTGGGTTGACCGGACGCCTCATGCCAGCCGGGCTGCTGGAGATCGTTGATTGGCGCACGTCCCTGGTCATCAGCTCCGTGATCACTTTCGCCATCGCCATTGCTATGGCCTTCCTCCTTCCTCGCCAGCGCCGTTTCGTGCCGAAGAAGATCGGCGTGCGCTCGGAGTTTTCCGCCATGGTCGGACACCTGCGCAATCCCCACCTGCTGGCGCTGTTCGTGATCGCGTTCCTGGGCATGGGCGTGTTCGTGTCCATGTACAACTTTTTCGGCTTCCGCATGATTGATCACTTCGGGCTGTCGCCCGCGCTCGTGGGCCTGGTGTTCATCATGTATCTCTCCGGCACGTGGAGCTCGGCCCGCGCCGGCGCCATTGCCTCCCGCTACGGCCGGGGCCCGACCCTGGTCACGTGCACCATTCTCATGGTCGTGAGCACGCTGGCGACTGCCTCCGGCTGGCTCCCCCTCGCCCTGAGTGGCCTGTTGGTGTTCACGGCCGCCTTCTTCGCCATGCATTCCCTGGCGTCGAGCTGGATTGGCTTGGCG is a window from the Corynebacterium testudinoris genome containing:
- a CDS encoding MFS transporter, which gives rise to MSMTPEQQGLRRGDRLYRRAVFAMLLAGLASFNALYATQALLPTLVDDLRITPSVAALTVSATTGMLALCIVPASILSERFGRGRILILSALLATSIGMLLPLAPDGASLISLRGLQGLVIAGVPAVAMAWLAEELHPEDLPRAMGIYVAGTSVGGLTGRLMPAGLLEIVDWRTSLVISSVITFAIAIAMAFLLPRQRRFVPKKIGVRSEFSAMVGHLRNPHLLALFVIAFLGMGVFVSMYNFFGFRMIDHFGLSPALVGLVFIMYLSGTWSSARAGAIASRYGRGPTLVTCTILMVVSTLATASGWLPLALSGLLVFTAAFFAMHSLASSWIGLAATEHRAEASSMYLFSYYAGSSIIGAMTGLVFAQLSWFGFTLTLAAILLLLVAVSLSLHRRGTA